From the Achromobacter xylosoxidans A8 genome, the window ACCTATCTGCCGCGAGACAAATGGATATATTTATCTAACAATTTGCAAACATTTAATCTTAAAAATGAGTAGGTCTCAAGATTTTCAAGAGACTCCTCAAAAAAATCGGCATCCAGCAACACCAGGGTTTATCCCGACTCAAGCGGCGTCCAATTCGCGATATTGGCGAAAGATTCCTTCTCCGAAAGGCAAGCGCCTGCCGCTTTCGAAGTAAGGCTGCAATGCCGGCAGCGACGCCACGCGCGCATGCAGCGCCATGACGTTCGGATAGCGCACGGCCAGGGTGGCCATGCGCTTGGGGAAGGCGAAGAGCAGGCCATCGACCAGCTGGAACAAGGACAGGTCAGCATAGGTCCAGCGCCTGCCGCCCGCCAGCCATGCTTGCTCGCCGCCCAGCACGCGTTCGAAGTAACCCAGGAACTTGGGCATCCGTTCTTCCCGGAAGCTGCGTGCGCGGCGCGCGGCCTCGACCTTCTGGTCTTCGTAGTATTCGCTGGCGGATATTGGATGATGCGTATCGTGCGCTTCGGCCACCATGTCGGCGATGGTGAGCTGCAATTGGTTCACCCACAGCCGCCCTTCCAGCGAGTCCGGCGCCAAGCCGTGCTTTTCGCCCAGGAACAGCAGGATGTTGGCGGTCTGTGCCAGCGTCATCTTGCCCGCCACCAGATAGGGCGGCGCGAACGGCGGATGCTTGCGCTCCGCGCTCAGGTCCGCGACCAGCGTGCCTTCATCCGCGCCCGGCTGGCGCGCGCATTCGCGATAGGGGATGCCGCCAGCCTCCAGGGCCAAGCGCACGAACTCGCCGCGCCCGGGTATGCCGTCCCAATACCAAAGGTCATAGGTCATGTCGTCTCCTTCCGTTGATACGCCCAGGACCCGCCTGCTCCGGAACGAGCCGTGCACGGGCCCTAGGCGGGAAACACGCTGACGCCGCTGTCGCGATCCGCCGCCTGCTGATACTGGCGCGGCGACTGGCCGAAATGCGCGCGGAAGTCACGCGAGAAATGCGCGCCGTCGGCAAAGCCGCAATCCAGCGCGATCTGCGTGATGCTGCTGGGATTGTTCAAGAGCAGCCAACTGCCGTATTCCAGCCGCAACTGCCGCTGGAACGCCATGGGCGACATGCCCGTCGCCAGGCGGAAGGCGCGCTCCAGCTGCCTGCGCCCCACGCCGACGTAGCGCGCGATCGCGTCCAGCGGCGGCGGGTTGTCGATGCGCTGTTCGATGAAGTGCGCGGCCTGGCGCACGCGCAGGTCCTGGATGCCCGACAGATCCGTGCGGAAGTGCGCTTGCGGCACGCGCCCCGGGCGCACGCCTTGCAGCATCATGTGCCGCATCGCCTGCTGCGCCTTGTCGCGCCCGCAATGGCGGGCCACCAGGTACAGCGCCAGGTCGATTGCAGCCGTGGAGCCGGCGCAGGAAATCAGGTCGCCTTCGTCCACGAACAGTCGGTCCACCACCGCGCGGGCTTGCGGAAAGCGCTCGCGGAAGGTGTCCAGGACGTTCCAGTGCACGCAGACCGTGCGCGGCCCGATGACGTCCGCCTGCGCCAGCGCGAAGGTGCCAGTGCATATGCCCAGCAGCCGCACGCGCTGCGCCGCCGCCAGCCGCAGCCAGTCGCGCAAAGGTTCGGGCAGGCGGCCGTTGAAGTAGTCGTTGCCGCCGCAAACCGCCACATAGTCGAACTGGGTCGGGTCCTCGGGCAGGCCGTCGGCCACATCTATGGTCAGGCCCGCGCTGCAGCAGCGCGGCTTGCCATCCCAGCTCATGACGCGCCAGGCGGTATGGATCTGGCGGCTGCGTCCGCCGTGGTCGCCCGCCAGCCGCAACACGTCCACCAATCCGGCAAAGGCGGCCAGCGTGAACTGGTCCAGCAGCACGATGCCTACGGTCAGTGCGGGTTTCCCCTGAGGCAGGCCGCTGAACTCGTCGTCATAGGAGAAAGACGGCGCCGCGGCGGGTGTAGCGGTTTCCATGTCGCAATTATTCAAGTTTTTGTCCCAGGCCTTCAAGCTGGTTTTCCCGGGGATCGCCCAAGATGCATCTATGGCACCGTGCTGCCGCGCCCGCCGGCGCAGTCGCAACGGGCCGATAAATCGACAAGGGGAATCCGACATGGCAACACCTACCCGCAGCGCGATCCGCGCCGCCTTGCTGGGAACCGGCCTGCTGCTCGCAGGCCAGGCGCTGGCCCAGCAACAGAAGATCACGGTCGCCTGGTACGGCGGCAACTGGGGCGATGCGTTCCGCGCCTGCGTGGCCGAGCCCTACACCAAGGCGACCGGCGTGGCCGTGGTGCCGGAAGTCGGCACGTCCACCACCACGCTGGCCAAGCTGCAACAGCAGAAGGGCGCGCCCACCATAGACGTGGCCTGGATGGACGGCGGCATCAGCGAACTGGCCGCCGAAGCGGGCGTGCTGGACGCGCTGGATCCCGCCGGCATCCCCAACCTGAAGAACGTCATCGACCAGGGCGTGTACCGCAATGGCGCTGGCGCCTACGCCGTCAGCACCGGCTACTACTCGCTGGGCATCGCCTACAACACCAAGGAAGTGCCGCAACCGCCCACCAGCTGGAAGGACCTGTGGAAGCCCGAGTACGCGGGCGCCGTCGCCATTCCCTCGCCGGCGAACTCGTCGGGCGTGCCGTTCATCTTCTTCCTGGCGCGGGTGTTCTCCGTCGACCCGTCCAATCTGGCGCCGCTGTACGCCAAGCTGGCGTCGCTGGACACCGCGCTGTTCTTCGACAGTTCGGGCGCGGCCACCAACGCCTACCAGAGCGGCGAGGCCATCATCGGCGCGCACTTCAACGTGGGCGCCTGGGACTTGATCGACAAGGGCCTGCCCATCGGCTTCGCCGTGCCCAAGGAAGGCGCCTGGGCCACGGATGCGCGCCTGCATCTGGTGAAGAACGCGCCGAACAAGGCCGCCGCGCAGAAGTTCATCGACACCGCGCTCACGCCGGATGCCGCCGCCTGCCTGGCCACGCGCCTGTACCTGGGGCCCGCCGTCAAGGACGTGCAGGTGTCCAAGGACGTGGCCCGCAAGCTGCCCTGGGGCGCGGACGGCTCGGTCAAGAACCTGAGCCTGTTCGACTGGAACCTCATCAACAGCCGCCGCGCCGAGGTCACGGACGCCTGGAACCGCCAGGTTGCCCGCAAGCGCTAGGGATAGAACATGTCCGCTTTGCTCACCATCGAAGGCGTATCGATGCGCTTTGGCGCCTACCAGGCGCTGGACCGCATCGACCTGGAGATCCAGCAGGGAGAGTTCGTGGCCTTGCTCGGTCCCAGCGGCTGCGGCAAGACCACCCTGCTGCGCTCGATCGCCGGATTCCTTCGGCCCGAAGCCGGCCGCATCCTGATCGAAGGCCAGGACATCAGCCGCCTGGCCGCGCACCAGCGGCCGCTGAATACCGTGTTCCAGAACTACGCGCTGTTTCCCCACATGAGCGTGCTGGAAAACGTGGCCTATGGTCCGCGACGCCAGGGCGCGTCGAAGCAGGACGCGGCCGGGCGCGCGCGCGCCGCGCTGGACATGGTGGGGCTGGCGGACTTCGGCCCGCGCTATCCGCGCGAAATGTCCGGCGGCCAGCAGCAGCGCGTGGCGTTGGCGCGCGCCATCGTGAACCAGCCCAAGCTGCTGTTGCTGGACGAACCGCTGTCGGCGCTGGACCTGAAACTGCGCAAGCGCATGCAGCTGGAGCTCAAGCACCTGCAGGCCAAGCTGGGCATCGCCTTCATCTTCGTCACGCACGACCAGGAAGAAGCCATGACCATGGCCGACCGGGTGGTCGTCATGCATGCGGGCAAGATCGAACAGGTGGGCGGCGGGACGGAAATCTACCGGCATCCCGCCACGCGCTTCGTGGCGGAGTTCATCGGCGACGCCAACCTCATGCCGTTCACGGCCATCGACGGCGATGCACTGCAGATGGATGCCCAAGGCCTGCGCGTGCGGCTCCCGGGCAAGACCGCGCCCGCGCGTGGCGTCGCGGTTCTGCGGCCCGAGGACCTGCGCCTGGCCGATGCATCGGCGGCCACGGCCCTGAGCGGCACGGTCACCGACGTCATCAACGTGGGCAGCCATTGCATGATCCACGTGGACATCGGCGGACAGGTCCTGGTGGCGCGCCACGGCGGCATCGCGCCGTCCGGCCTGGGCCCGGGCGCAGCGGCGCGCCTGGCATTCGCGGCGGAACACCTGCACCTGATCGGTGAACAGCCATGAGCATGCGCGCCTGGCGTTCGCCCTGCGTGCTGCTGGCGGCTCCCGTGCTGTTCTTCGCGGCCTTCTTCCTGGCGCCGCTGGCGGTGGTGGCGCTGGCCAGCATCACCGGCGGGCCTGACGGCCTGAGCTTCACCCCGCAGCAATACTTGCGCGTGCTGGGCGACCAGTACCACTGGGACGTGATCCTGGTGACCTTCCGGCTGGCGCTCTTCACTACCGTCGCCTGCGTGCTCCTGGGCTATCCGCTGGCCTGGTATCTGGTGCGGGTGGTGCGCTGGCAGGCCTGGCGGCGCTTCTGCGTCATCCTGCTGGTGGTGCCGCTGTTCACCAGCAACATCGTGCGCGCCTTCGGCTGGATGGTGCTGCTGGGCCGCAACGGCCTGGTCAACCAGGCGCTGGTGGGCGTGGGCGCCGCCGATCGCCCGGTGCGCTTCATCGGCACCGAGCTGGGCATCCTGATCGGCATGGTCTACGTGCTGCTGCCCTTCGTGGTGCTGGCGGTGGGCAATGCGCTGGCGCGGGTCGATCCGGCCTGCGAGCAGGCCTCGGCCGACCTGGGCGCCAGCCCCGCGGCCACCTTCTTCCACATCACCTGGCCGCTGACCCTGCCCGGCGTGGTGTCCGGCGCCATCATGGTCTTCACCCTGGCCGTCAGCGCCTACGTCACGCCGGCCCTGCTGTCGGGCGGCCGCGTGTCGGTGCTGTCGATGCTGATCTTCCAGCAGTACAGCACGGTGTTCGACTTCCATTACGGCGGCGCGCTGAGCATGGTGCTGCTGGTGTTCACCTTGATATTGGTGGCGCTGGCCAACCGCGCCGCCGTCCTGCCGGGAGCCGCGCGATGATCGCCCGCAACCTGATCCGCCTGATCGCCCTGGGCGTGCTGGCCTACCTGGCCCTGCCGCTAGTGGTGATCCTGGGCTCCTCGTTCACGGCCACGCCTTATCTGGCGTTTCCGCCCAAGGGCTTCACGCTGGACTGGTACCGCACCCTGCTGATCGAAGCCGGCTATGTCGCCGCGTTCACGACCAGCACGGTGCTGGCCCTGGCCGCCACGGCCGCGGCCGTGCTGCTGACGGTGCCCGCCGCGCTGGCTGTGGCGCGCTACGAGTTCCCGGGCAAGGCCGCGCTGACCTCGGTGCTGATGTCGCCGCTGGTGCTGCCCCACATCGTGCTGGGCGCGGCGCTGTTGCAGTACGGCGCGTACTTCGGCCTGACGCGCAGCTTCCTGTCGCTGCTGATCGGGCACATCGTCATCATCGCGCCCTTCGTGCTGCGGTCCACGCTGACCTTGCTGACGCCGGAGCAGCGCGCCCTGGAGGAAGCTTCGGCGGACCTGGGTGCGAATCCCTGGACGACCTTCTTCCTGGTGGTGCTGCCGCAGATCCGGCCGGGCATCGTCACCGGTTCGATCTTCGCCTTCATCTCTTCGTGGATCAACGTGGAGTTGTCCATTTTCAACACCACGGCGGACCTCAACACCATCCCCGTGAAGCTCTTCAACTACGTGCAATACACGATAGATCCGACCATCGCAGCCGTATCGGGCGCCACGATCGTGGTTGCGGTGATCGCCATCGTCATCCTGGATTTGACCGTCGGGCTGGACATGCTGTCCGAACGCGGCAAATAACTTTTCCCTACCTTACTTGTCTGGAGCCACAGTCATGCGCAAGCAAGACGCGTTCGATGTCATCTATACCCATACCGAAGGCGAGCCCCTGTGCATCGTGCATAGCGGCATCCCCTACCCCGCCGGCTCCACCATCCTGGAGAAGCGCGCCTTCCTTGAACAGAACTACGACTGGCTGCGCAAGGCGCTGATGCGCGAGCCGCGCGGCCACAAGGACATGTTCGGCGTGTTCCTGACCCCGCCGTCCAGCCCGGAGTTCGACGCCGGCCTGATCTACATCGACGGCACCGAGTATTCGCACATGTGCGGCCACGGCACCATCGCGGTCAGCATGGCCATGGTGGCCCACGGCCTGGTGCCGCGCGGCAAGGACGGCATCACCAAGATCCGCTTTGAGACCACCGCCGGCCTGGTGGTGTCGGAAGTGGCGTCCGAAGGCGACAACGTGCTGTGGACCCGCTTCGAGAACGTGCCCGCCTATGTAGCCGCGCAGGACATCCCGGTGGAGCTGCCGGGCTACGGCAAGCTGTCCGCCGACATCGTCTGGGGCGGCAACTACTTCGGCATCGTCGACCTGTCCGGCTGCGACCTGCGCATTTCGCCGGACAACGGCACCGAGCTGTCGCGCATGGGCCTGATCGTGCGCGACCAGCTCAACGCCCGCCAACGCATCCAGCATCCGACCGAGGCCCACATCAACAACCTGAACTTCATCACCTTCTGGCACCAGCCGACCATCGAGGGCGCGTTCTACAAGAACGTGCACGTGTTCAGCGCCGGCCAGCTGGACCGCTCGCCCGGCGGCACCGGCACCAGCGCGATGATGGCCATGTTCGAGGCGCGCGGCAAGATGGGCCTGAACCAGCCGATCAAGTCGGAAGGCCTGCTGGGCAGCGGCGTGTTCGAGGGCTGCCTGCTGGGTGAAGTCGATCTGAACGGCACCCGCGCCGTGCGCCCAACGGTCAAGGGCACGGCCAGCATCCTGGGCACGGCGCGCTGGGTGATCGACAAGAACGACCCCGTTGGCGCCGGATTCCTCATCCGCTGAGGGGCAAAGGCGCACGGAGCCAATTGGTCCGTGCGCCTTTGTCCAAGCCAGGCGCGGCTACGCTCGCGCCGCATCCTCCAGGATCATCTCCGCGCCGCGCTCGGCCACCATCATGACGGCGGCCTGGGTGTTGCCGGAGACCATCTTCGGCATCACCGAGGCATCCACCACGCGCAGGCCCGACAAGCCGTTCACGCGCAGCCGCACGTCGGTGACGGCGGCGGGGTCCGAACCCATGCGGCAGGTGCCTATCGGGTGATAAATGGTCTGCCCATTGCGCCGCGCGAAGTCCAGCCATTCGTCGTAGCTGTCCACCGCCGCGCCTGGGCTGATCTCGGATTCCACGTAACGCCGCATGGCCGGCTGGCCGACGATGCGCCGGGCCACTTGCATGCCGCCCACCAGGCTGTCGCGGTCCACCTGGGCGGACAGAAAGTTGGGGCGGATCGCGGGCCCGGCCTGCGGGTCCGCCGACTTGATGTGGATGGATCCGACCGATTCGGGCCGCAGCTGCGCCACGCCTATCGTCATGCCCGGATGCCGGTCCAGGATGCGTTCGGCCGCGTTGGCGTAGCTGGCGTGCACGAAGAAGTACTGCACGTCGGGCGCGGGCAGGTCCGGCGCGCTTTTCACGAAGCCGTGCACCAGCCCCGTGCCCAGGGTCAGGATGCCCTTGTGGCTGGCGTAGTAGCGCGCCACCTGCTGCGCCAGGCGCCAGCCGCGCGACATCTCGTTCAACGTCACCGTGTCCTTCACCCGCCAGTTCATGCGCGTGGCAAAGTGGTCGATGTAGTTCTCCCCCACCTGCGGCTGCGCCAGCACCGGCGCAATGCCGAACGATTGCAGCAAGGCCGGGTTGCCGATGCCGGACAACTCCAGCAACTGCGGCGACTGCACCGCGCCCATGCACAGCAGCGTCTCTCGCCGCGCGCGCACGATGTGTTCCTGCCCGTTCTTGCGATAGGCCACGCCCACGCAGCGCTTGCCCTCGAACACCAGCCGGGTCACGTGCGCGCCGCATTCCACGCTGAGATTCTTGCGGCCGGCGGCCGGTTTCAGGTAGCCGTCCACCACGCTCCAGCGCCTGCCCCGGTGCTGCAGCACCTGGTAGTAGCCCACGCCTTCCTGGCTGCCACCGTTGTAATCGGGGTTCAAGGGCTGCCCGTCTTCCTGCGCCGCCCGCAAGAAGGCATCTGCGATGGGAAAGCGTTCGGCCACCTCTTCCAGGTGCATGGGGCCGTTCTTGCCGCGGCTGCCATCGCCGGGTTCATAGCATTCGATCTTGCGGAAGACGCGCTCGGCCTGGTTGTAGCCCCAGCCGGTGGCGCCGGCCGCCTCCCAGCCGTCGTAATCCTGCGGCTGGCCGCGGACGTAGATCATGCCGTTTATCAAGGTCGAACCGCCCACGCCCTTGCCGCGCGGCACGGCGATGGTGCGGCCATGGACGTTGTCTTCCGGCTCGGTGGCAAAACGCCAGTTGTATTCCGGATTCACCAGCAGCTTGGAAAAGCCCGCCGGAATGGAGATCCACATGCTGCGGGCTTCGTGGCCGGCCTCCAGCATCAGCACGCGATGCTTGCCGTCGGCGCTCAGGCGGTTGGCCAGGATGCAGCCCGCCGTGCCGCCCCCGGCGATGATGAAGTCGTAGTCGCTCATGCGGGTCAGCGTCCTGTGCCGGTCGGCAGGTCCGCTGCCACGCCCAGCATCTGCGCCATCAGCTCGATCTGGCAGGCCAGCATCGGCGCGCCGTAATGCACCTTGCAGCCGCGGGCCTGCGCCGCCAACAGCAAGGCGGTGTCCTTGGGCTGCATGATGACTTCGCAGACCAGTTGGTCCGGCGTCAGCCGGCTGGCGTCCAGCGGCAGCGCGTCCTCCGGCTTCATGCCCAGCGAGGTGCCGTTGACCACCAGGTCATGCCCCGACGGGTCGGCCGTCCCCACGTCGATCCGGGCATCGGGATGCAGCGACAGGATGCGCGCCTTCAGATCCTCGGCCTTGGCCGTGGTGCGGTTGGCGATGGTCAGCCGCGCCACGCCGGCCTGCACCAGTGCGAAGCCTATGGCATTGGCCGCGCCGCCCGCCCCCGCCAGGTAGGCGCTCTTGCCCTCGGGCGACACGCCCGCGCTCCGCAAGCCGCGCACGAAGCCTTCGCCATCCAGCATGTGCGCCACCAGCTTGCCGTCGGCCTCGCGCCGCACCACATTGGCCGCGCCGATCTTGCGCGCCACGGGAGTGGCGTCGTCCACCAGGTCCAGGATGGCGGTCTTGTGCGGAACGGTGACGATGACGCCGCCCAGGTTTTCCAGCCGCCGCAGGCCTGCCACCACCTCCGCCAGGTTGTCCGGCCGGGCGTGGAACGGCACGCACACGCCGTCGAAACCGATGGCGGCGAAATGCTCGTTCATGCGCTGCGGCGTCTTCACGTGGTGGATGGGATCGGCCAGGATGCCGAACAGGCGCGTGGTTCCGGTGATTTCCTTCATGCTTGTCTCCGTGTTTCAGGGCTGGAGCGTGGCGCGCGCGACCTCGGCGATGCCGGCGGCGTCCAGCTTGTAATGCGCATACAGGGTGGTGGGCGGCGCGATCAGGCTGTATTCATCGTAGATGCCGTGACGGCGCAGGCGCGTGCCCGTGCCCGCGTCCGCCAGGACCTCGGCCACGGCCGAACCCAGTCCGCCCAGCACGTTGTGCTCTTCCACCGTCATCAGCTGGCGGGACTTGCCCGCCGCGGCCAGCACGGCGTCGCGGTCCAGGGGCTTGATGGTGGGCATGTCGATCACGCCCACCGACAGGCCCTCGCCGCGCAGTTGTTCGGCCGCGGCCAGGGCCGCGTGCACGGTGATGCCGCAGGCGATGATGTTCAGGTCCGAGCCGTTGGAATGGACGATGGCGCGGCCGAATTCGAAAGGCGTGCCGTCTTCATAGACCTGCGGATCGCGGCCGCGGCCGATGCGGAAGTAGATCGGTTCGGGCCAATCCGCCGAAGCCTTGATGGCGGACGCCAGCTGCGGACCGTCGGCGGGCGAGACCACCGTCAGGCCGGCCAAAGCACGCATCGTCGAAATGTCTTCCGTGGCGTGGTGCGAGGTGCCGTAAAAGCCCAGGCTGATGCCGGTATGGTGGCCGATCAGGCGCACCGGCAGTTTGGTATAGGCCACGTCCATGCGGATCTGTTCGCAGCACAGGAGGCCCAGGAAGGACGCGAAGGTCGCGACGAAGGGCATCATGCCCGTGGTCGCCAGCCCAGCGGCCGCCGACACCATGTTCTGCTCGGAAATGCCGAACTGGACGTAGCGGTCGGGGTAGGCCTGCGCAAAACGATTCAGGCCGTTGGAATACTGCAGGTCGGCCGAGCCTGCCACCACGGGGTGTCCCGCCTGCGCCAATTCAATCAGCGCGTCGGAAAGATAGGACAGCCCGGGATTCACCGCGTTCAGGGCGCGGTACTGCCAGGAGTCGGGAGAGAGGACTTGTGCCTGTGCCATTCAAATCTCGCGGGAAAGGATTTCGTCGACAGCGCTTTGCGCGTCTTGCGGCGCAAGGTAGCCCAGGTGCCAGCCCGGCTCGGTTTCCATATAGGACACGCCTTTGCCCTTGATGGTCTTCGCGATCACGCAGGCCGGCTTGGCGCGCGCCTCGTCCGCGCGCAGGCGGCGCAGCAAGGCGGTCAACTCCGCCAGGTTATGGCCATCCACTTCGTGCACTTCCCAGCCGAAGGCCTGCCATTTTTCCTTCAGAGACTCCACGCCCATGACGTCGTCGACCTTGCCGTCCAGCTGGTAGCCGTTGCGGTCGATGATGGCGACCAGGCGCGACAGGCGGTTGTGCGCGGCGAACAGCGCGGCCTCCCAGACCTGGCCTTCCTGCATCTCGCCGTCCCCCAGCAGCACGAAGACGTTGAAGTCGCGTCCGCTCATGCGCCCGCCCACCGCCATGCCCACGCCATTGGACAGCGCGTGGCCGATGGAGCCCGAGCTGAAATCCACGCCCGGCACCTTGCTCATGTCGGGATGGTCGCCCAGCGGACTGCCCAGGCGGGTGTAGCCGTCCAGCAGTTCGCGGTCTATGAAGCCGTGGTCGGCCAGCACCGGAAAGAGGCCCACGGCGGCATGGCCCTTGCCCATCAGGAAGCGGTCGCGGTCGGGCCACTGCGGTTCGCCCGGCCGCAGGCGCATCACGTCGTAGTACAGCGCGGCGAAGATTTCCGCGCACGAGAACACCGAGCTGTAATGCCCGACCTTGGCGATTTCGATCAGCCTGATGGTCTCCAGCCGGATGTGGCGGGCCTTTTCCCGCAGCATCCCGACCTCCCCTTCGGTAGGGGCCTCCCTGTCACTGCTCATGGCGCTTCCTTTTCGCTGTTAGGATATATGATATATAATATACCCATCGCGCTCGAATTTGCCATGGCGGGATAGAATTCATCCCGAATCCACCCGCCCCCATCAATACAGCAAGCCTGAGCCCTGTCATGTCCAGCCTCAAACCGGTAAAGAAAGAGAACCTCTCCGTCAGGGTCTACAACGAAATCCGCAATGCCCTGATCAACGGGCAGTACGAACCCGGCGAACGCCTGATCATTGGCGAACTGGCCCAGGAAATGGGCGTCTCCATCACGCCCGTGCGCGAAGCGATCTTCCGGCTGATCAGCGAGCAGGGCCTGGAAATGCAGGCGGCCACCGCGGTCTACGTGCCTTACGTCAATTCGGAAAAACTGCGCGAAATCCAGCAGATCCGTTTCCACCTGGAAGGCATGGGCGCGGCCGAGGCCGCCCAGAACATCACGCGCAAGCAGCTGGACAACCTGATCGCGCTGCAACGGGATTTCATCTCCTGCACTTCCAGCGATCCCAAGCGCGCCAGCTATCTGAACCGCAAGTTCCACTTCGCCATCCTGGAAGCCAGCAACAAGCCCATCCTGCGCGCCACGGTGGAATCGTTCTGGGTGATCACCGGCCCCATCCTCAAGGTGTTCCACGTCAAGACCTCGGGGCTGGATTACTCGCAGAACGAGCACCGCCACGAGGCCGTGCTGGAAGCCCTGGAAGCGCGCGACTCCGAAGCGGCCAGGCAAGCCATCCAGGCCGACCTGGTCTGGGGCGGCAAGATCATGATCGACTGGCTGGTCGAGCGCGAAAAGGAACTCGACTACCGCCCTCCCGCTGCCCGCAAATAGGAACAACCCATGCTGAAGATTTTTGGCGCGCCCTACCGCTACATTCAGGGCGCCGGCGCCCTGGACACCCTGGGCGAGTACGCCGCCCTGTTCGGCCGCCGGGCCGCCCTGGTCATCGACAGCTACGTGCATGGCGTGCTGGGGCCAAGAATCGAAGCCTTGTGCGCGGCGCAAAACGTGTCGCTGATACCGCTGATCGTCGAAGGCGACCTGACGCCGGCCGTGATCACGCAGTTGCGCGCGCAGGCCGCGCCGGCCGGCATCGACATGGTGATCGCGGTGGGCGGCGGCAAGTCGCTGGACGCGGGCAAGGCGGTGGCCAAGTCCTCGCACTGCCATCTCATCACCGTGCCCACCGTTGCCTCCAACGACGCGCCTACCAGCAAGAACTACGTCCTGTACGACGCCCATCACAATCTCCTGGCGGTGGAGCACATGCTGTTCAACCCCACCATGGTGCTGGTGGACACGGCCGTCATCGCCACCGCGCCGGCGCACTTCTTCCGCGCCGGCCTGGGCGATGCGGTCTCGAAAAAGTTCGAGGCCGAGCAGTGCGCCCGCAATGGCGGCAAGAACATGTATGACGGCGCGCCGCCCCTCGCTGCCCAGTTCATCGCCGACGGCTGCCTGCGCACCCTGCTGGCCGACGGCGTGGACGCTGTTGTCGCGGCCGGTAGCGGCCAGCCCACGCCGGCCTTCGAACGCGTGGTGGAAGCGATGATCCTCATGAGCGGCCTCGGTTTCGAAAGCGGCGGCCTGTCCATCGCCCACGCGCTGACGCGCGGGCTGCCCAAGATCAGCGGCGTGGCGAGCGCGCCGCACGGCCTGCAGGTGGCCGTCGGCCTGCTGGTGCAGCTGGACCTGGAAAACCGGACGGACGGCATGCTGGCCGAACTGACCCGCTGGTATGAACAAGTGGGCTTGCCCACGACCTTGCGCGAACTGGGCGCGGCCGACATGCCGGACGACGCGGAACTGCACCTGGCCGCGGAGCTGAGCCTGAAGGCCCGCCACGCCGCCAACTTCGACCGCGCGCTCGACACCGATACCTTGGCCGCCGCGCTGCGCCGTTACGCCTGACAGGCAGGCGCCGGCCCCGCCGGCGCCCCACCGCATCAGAACGCGACGTTGTCCTTGCCCTTCAGATCCAGCTTGGCGCGCGCTTCTTCGGGCGTGGCGATTTCCAGGTTCAATGCTTCCAGGATGGTGCGGATGCGCTCCACCTGGACCTGATTGGACTGCGCCATTTCGCCCGGCCCGATCCACAACGAATCCTCCAGCCCCACCCGCACGTTCGACCCCATGGCGGCGCCGATGGTCGCCAGCGGGA encodes:
- a CDS encoding proline racemase family protein, translating into MRKQDAFDVIYTHTEGEPLCIVHSGIPYPAGSTILEKRAFLEQNYDWLRKALMREPRGHKDMFGVFLTPPSSPEFDAGLIYIDGTEYSHMCGHGTIAVSMAMVAHGLVPRGKDGITKIRFETTAGLVVSEVASEGDNVLWTRFENVPAYVAAQDIPVELPGYGKLSADIVWGGNYFGIVDLSGCDLRISPDNGTELSRMGLIVRDQLNARQRIQHPTEAHINNLNFITFWHQPTIEGAFYKNVHVFSAGQLDRSPGGTGTSAMMAMFEARGKMGLNQPIKSEGLLGSGVFEGCLLGEVDLNGTRAVRPTVKGTASILGTARWVIDKNDPVGAGFLIR
- a CDS encoding ABC transporter substrate-binding protein, translated to MATPTRSAIRAALLGTGLLLAGQALAQQQKITVAWYGGNWGDAFRACVAEPYTKATGVAVVPEVGTSTTTLAKLQQQKGAPTIDVAWMDGGISELAAEAGVLDALDPAGIPNLKNVIDQGVYRNGAGAYAVSTGYYSLGIAYNTKEVPQPPTSWKDLWKPEYAGAVAIPSPANSSGVPFIFFLARVFSVDPSNLAPLYAKLASLDTALFFDSSGAATNAYQSGEAIIGAHFNVGAWDLIDKGLPIGFAVPKEGAWATDARLHLVKNAPNKAAAQKFIDTALTPDAAACLATRLYLGPAVKDVQVSKDVARKLPWGADGSVKNLSLFDWNLINSRRAEVTDAWNRQVARKR
- a CDS encoding ABC transporter ATP-binding protein; this translates as MSALLTIEGVSMRFGAYQALDRIDLEIQQGEFVALLGPSGCGKTTLLRSIAGFLRPEAGRILIEGQDISRLAAHQRPLNTVFQNYALFPHMSVLENVAYGPRRQGASKQDAAGRARAALDMVGLADFGPRYPREMSGGQQQRVALARAIVNQPKLLLLDEPLSALDLKLRKRMQLELKHLQAKLGIAFIFVTHDQEEAMTMADRVVVMHAGKIEQVGGGTEIYRHPATRFVAEFIGDANLMPFTAIDGDALQMDAQGLRVRLPGKTAPARGVAVLRPEDLRLADASAATALSGTVTDVINVGSHCMIHVDIGGQVLVARHGGIAPSGLGPGAAARLAFAAEHLHLIGEQP
- a CDS encoding glutathione S-transferase, giving the protein MTYDLWYWDGIPGRGEFVRLALEAGGIPYRECARQPGADEGTLVADLSAERKHPPFAPPYLVAGKMTLAQTANILLFLGEKHGLAPDSLEGRLWVNQLQLTIADMVAEAHDTHHPISASEYYEDQKVEAARRARSFREERMPKFLGYFERVLGGEQAWLAGGRRWTYADLSLFQLVDGLLFAFPKRMATLAVRYPNVMALHARVASLPALQPYFESGRRLPFGEGIFRQYRELDAA
- a CDS encoding GlxA family transcriptional regulator, with amino-acid sequence METATPAAAPSFSYDDEFSGLPQGKPALTVGIVLLDQFTLAAFAGLVDVLRLAGDHGGRSRQIHTAWRVMSWDGKPRCCSAGLTIDVADGLPEDPTQFDYVAVCGGNDYFNGRLPEPLRDWLRLAAAQRVRLLGICTGTFALAQADVIGPRTVCVHWNVLDTFRERFPQARAVVDRLFVDEGDLISCAGSTAAIDLALYLVARHCGRDKAQQAMRHMMLQGVRPGRVPQAHFRTDLSGIQDLRVRQAAHFIEQRIDNPPPLDAIARYVGVGRRQLERAFRLATGMSPMAFQRQLRLEYGSWLLLNNPSSITQIALDCGFADGAHFSRDFRAHFGQSPRQYQQAADRDSGVSVFPA
- a CDS encoding ABC transporter permease; its protein translation is MSMRAWRSPCVLLAAPVLFFAAFFLAPLAVVALASITGGPDGLSFTPQQYLRVLGDQYHWDVILVTFRLALFTTVACVLLGYPLAWYLVRVVRWQAWRRFCVILLVVPLFTSNIVRAFGWMVLLGRNGLVNQALVGVGAADRPVRFIGTELGILIGMVYVLLPFVVLAVGNALARVDPACEQASADLGASPAATFFHITWPLTLPGVVSGAIMVFTLAVSAYVTPALLSGGRVSVLSMLIFQQYSTVFDFHYGGALSMVLLVFTLILVALANRAAVLPGAAR
- a CDS encoding ABC transporter permease; translated protein: MIARNLIRLIALGVLAYLALPLVVILGSSFTATPYLAFPPKGFTLDWYRTLLIEAGYVAAFTTSTVLALAATAAAVLLTVPAALAVARYEFPGKAALTSVLMSPLVLPHIVLGAALLQYGAYFGLTRSFLSLLIGHIVIIAPFVLRSTLTLLTPEQRALEEASADLGANPWTTFFLVVLPQIRPGIVTGSIFAFISSWINVELSIFNTTADLNTIPVKLFNYVQYTIDPTIAAVSGATIVVAVIAIVILDLTVGLDMLSERGK